The proteins below come from a single Harpia harpyja isolate bHarHar1 chromosome 2, bHarHar1 primary haplotype, whole genome shotgun sequence genomic window:
- the LOC128136106 gene encoding radial spoke head protein 4 homolog A-like yields the protein MYQSDAVGLDPYQTQEPKSAYQTYAVGRDPYQAYERAHGPYQPHEPGYGLHQPGHSPYDDQIPDPKSRMLAIQNAKAYLLKSSTTSGLNLYDHLANMLTKILDEQPTNAVDIIENISKDVKWAQFQKKMDTLRDEHEILPTFEAAEKRKALFLKANGGDEELEEEIGETPLPNVMETAFYFEQAGIGLSKDESYHIFLALKKLISVQPIQTCRFWGKILGLEMNYIIAEVQYHEGEEEEETEEEEVIEEGGKRRGEVEDEDEEKEKEDEPPKSTYKPPPVIPKEENGTGANKYVYFVCNEPGKPWVKLPPVTPAQIVCARKIKKFFTGRLDAPVVSFPPFPGNEANYLRAQIARISAGTHISPIGFYQFAEEEGDEEEEGGGGRDTCEENPDFQPLSVAEMVDSLSTWVHHVQNILKQGRCVWLNPFQKSEEEEEDEEEEKAEEPDELQQEIGPPLLTPLSEDEGIQNIPAWTAQPSTNLIPQYAVAILQSNRWPGAYAFASGKKFDNIYFGWGHKYSPENHTPALPPPVQAEYPSGPEITETRDPTLEEELAFKAAKEEALAAAEEEDDEEDIEDDEEEEDD from the exons ATGTATCAGTCAGATGCAGTAGGATTAGACCCTTACCAAACACAGGAACCAAAAAGTGCCTATCAGACATACGCAGTAGGACGAGATCCCTATCAAGCCTACGAGCGTGCGCATGGCCCCTATCAGCCACATGAACCAGGTTATGGTCTTCATCAGCCAGGACACAGTCCGTATGATGATCAGATACCCGATCCCAAATCCCGAATGCTGGCAATTCAGAATGCAAAAGCCTATTTACTGAAGAGCAGCACAACATCTGGCCTGAACTT ATATGATCATCTTGCTAATATGCTAACAAAGATCCTGGATGAACAGCCCACAAATGCAGTAGACATAATTGAGAATATCAGCAAGGATGTGAAGTGGgctcagtttcagaaaaaaatggacaCTCTTCGAGACGAACATGAGATTCTTCCAACATTTGAAGCTGCAGAAAAGCGTAAAGCTTTGTTCCTCAAGGCAAATGGAGGAGATGAAGAACTAGAAGAAGAGATA GGAGAGACCCCTCTACCTAATGTGATGGAAACAGCCTTTTATTTTGAACAGGCTGGAATTGGCTTGAGCAAAGATGAATCCTATCACATATTCCTTGCCCTTAAAAAACTAATTAGTGTTCAGCCAATCCAGACCTGTCGCTTCTGGGGCAAAATTTTGGGCCTGGAGATGAACTATATTATAGCTGAAGTACAGTACCatgagggggaagaggaggaggaaacagaagaggaagaagttattgaggaaggagggaaaaggaggggtGAGGTTGAAGACGaagatgaggagaaagaaaaagaagatgaacCACCAAAGTCCACCTATAAGCCCCCACCTGTCatcccaaaagaagaaaatgggacCGGGGCTAATAAATATGTCTACTTTGTCTGTAATGAGCCAGGCAAACCCTGGGTGAAGTTGCCTCCAGTGACACCAGCCCAGATTGTCTGTGCCAGGAAAATCAAGAAGTTCTTCACTGGTAGGCTGGATGCTCCTGTTGTGAGCTTTCCTCCTTTCCCGGGAAATGAGGCCAATTACCTGCGTGCACAGATAGCTCGGATCTCAGCAGGAACCCATATCTCTCCCATTGGATTTTACCAgtttgcagaggaggaaggagatgaagaggaggagggggggggaggaagagataCATGTGAAGAAAACCCTGATTTTCAGCCTCTTTCTGTGGCTGAAATGGTGGATTCTCTCTCCACATGGGTACACCACGTACAGAATATTCTAAAGCAG GGTCGCTGTGTTTGGCTTAATCCTTTTCAAAAatcagaggaagaagaagaagatgaagaggaggagaaagcagaggagCCAGATGAACTACAGCAAGAAATAGGACCACCTCTTCTCACTCCACTCTCTGAAGATGAAG GAATTCAAAACATCCCTGCTTGGACAGCTCAGCCTTCTACAAACCTGATCCCCCAATATGCTGTTGCAATCCTCCAGTCTAACCGATGGCCCGGAGCATATGCCTTTGCATCTGGGAA gaAATTTGATAATATCTACTTTGGCTGGGGTCACAAATACAGTCCGGAGAACCACACTCCCGCACTGCCTCCGCCAGTGCAAGCAGAATACCCCAGCGGGCCAGAAATCACGGAGACAAGAGACCCCACTCTGGAGGAGGAACTGGCTTTCAAGGCTGCGAAGGAAGAAGCCTTAGCTGCAGCGGAGGAAGAAGATGATGAGGAAGACATTGaggatgatgaagaggaggaggatgattaa